A genome region from Geobacter pickeringii includes the following:
- the nifH gene encoding nitrogenase iron protein: MSKKKVKTIAIYGKGGIGKSTTTSNISAALSVAGLKVLQIGCDPKSDSTTTLRGGGYVPTILDTLREKKTVKSNEVIFEGFNGIYCVEAGGPAPGVGCAGRGIITSVELLKQLRVFEELDLDIVVYDVLGDVVCGGFAVPVREGIAEHVFTVSSADFMAVYAANNLFKGIQKYSNNGGALLGGVIANSINTDYAREIVDDFVSNTKTQVVEYVPRSVTVTQSELQGKTTIEAFPDSEQAKVYKTLANKIWNHTESKVPSPLNDKELHEWAFKWADTLLAMETGEVRGVAAAI, translated from the coding sequence ATGTCGAAAAAGAAGGTCAAAACAATCGCAATTTACGGCAAGGGTGGGATCGGGAAATCGACCACCACGTCCAACATCAGTGCGGCGCTGTCGGTGGCAGGGCTCAAAGTGCTCCAGATCGGTTGCGACCCCAAGAGCGACTCCACCACGACCCTGCGGGGGGGCGGTTACGTTCCGACCATCCTCGATACCCTTCGGGAGAAGAAGACCGTGAAGAGCAACGAGGTGATCTTCGAGGGGTTCAACGGAATCTATTGCGTAGAAGCGGGGGGACCGGCTCCAGGGGTCGGTTGCGCGGGACGGGGGATCATCACCTCGGTGGAGCTTCTGAAACAGTTGCGGGTTTTTGAGGAGCTGGACTTGGACATCGTGGTCTACGACGTCCTCGGCGATGTGGTGTGCGGCGGCTTCGCGGTGCCGGTGCGTGAAGGAATCGCCGAACATGTCTTCACCGTATCGTCGGCCGACTTCATGGCGGTCTACGCCGCCAATAACCTCTTCAAGGGGATTCAGAAGTATTCCAACAACGGCGGGGCGCTTCTGGGGGGGGTAATCGCAAACTCCATCAACACCGACTATGCCCGCGAGATTGTGGACGACTTTGTCTCAAACACCAAGACCCAGGTGGTGGAGTACGTCCCCCGTTCGGTAACGGTGACCCAGAGCGAGCTTCAGGGGAAGACCACCATCGAGGCGTTCCCCGACTCGGAGCAGGCAAAGGTCTACAAGACCCTGGCAAACAAGATATGGAACCACACCGAGTCGAAAGTGCCGTCTCCCCTGAATGACAAGGAGCTTCACGAATGGGCGTTTAAGTGGGCCGACACGCTCCTGGCCATGGAGACCGGCGAGGTGCGGGGCGTCGCGGCGGCTATCTGA
- a CDS encoding radical SAM protein — MATSCSGRRNIQGHPCFGGDHRKNGRIHLAVAPRCTIKCAYCTRKHDCVNESRPGVASRILTPQEALEKVREVVASETLGPIIKVVGIAGPGDPLANEETFETFRLVREEFPHLVKCLSTNGLLLPETVDRLGALGLGSLTITINAIDPAVGAKIYSHIFYQGKRYSGAEGASILIANQLEGLARAAELGIVVKINTVLIPGVNDGEIELISRRVKALGAAVMNVMPLIPQADMAHVSPPSPKYLEEVRSIGERVIGQFRNCRQCRADAVGLIGEEGAGARCAVPAAGG; from the coding sequence ATGGCGACATCCTGCAGCGGCAGACGGAATATCCAGGGTCACCCCTGCTTCGGGGGTGACCATCGCAAGAACGGACGCATCCACCTGGCGGTGGCACCACGCTGCACCATCAAATGCGCCTACTGCACCCGAAAGCACGACTGCGTGAACGAGTCGCGCCCCGGTGTGGCGAGCCGCATCCTTACCCCCCAGGAGGCATTGGAGAAAGTCCGTGAGGTGGTGGCGAGCGAGACCCTCGGCCCGATCATCAAGGTGGTGGGGATCGCCGGGCCGGGTGACCCTCTGGCCAACGAGGAGACCTTTGAGACATTCCGGTTGGTGAGGGAAGAGTTCCCTCATCTCGTGAAGTGCCTCAGCACCAACGGCCTCCTCCTCCCGGAGACGGTGGACCGCCTCGGCGCCCTGGGACTCGGGAGCCTCACGATCACCATCAATGCCATCGATCCGGCGGTTGGCGCGAAGATTTACTCCCACATCTTTTATCAGGGGAAGCGGTACTCAGGTGCCGAAGGGGCGTCGATCCTCATCGCCAATCAGTTGGAGGGGCTTGCCCGGGCTGCGGAACTGGGGATCGTGGTCAAGATCAATACCGTCCTGATCCCTGGCGTGAACGACGGCGAGATCGAGTTGATCTCCCGGCGGGTGAAGGCGCTGGGGGCCGCAGTCATGAACGTGATGCCCCTTATCCCCCAGGCAGACATGGCCCATGTGTCGCCGCCGTCGCCCAAGTATCTGGAGGAGGTGCGAAGCATTGGCGAGCGGGTGATCGGCCAGTTCCGCAACTGCCGCCAGTGCCGGGCAGATGCTGTGGGGCTGATCGGTGAGGAGGGGGCTGGGGCACGGTGCGCTGTCCCGGCGGCAGGTGGTTGA
- a CDS encoding alpha/beta hydrolase family protein: protein MGISDILELTSVSSHDGSREEFLFHHPGGARPVPLVVGLHTWSYNRFNQLHHMLPFCRQRGWALLLPEFRGPNLADNPRARQACASPLARQDILDAVETVTSEYAVDLERIFILGGSGGGHMALMMAALAPKRWKGVSAWVPITDLAAWHGENPDYAGHVAACCGGGPGQDSATDREYRDRSPIYFIDELSAATLSVHHGRYDDVVPYRQSWWLAEKLEEAGAERFFFEIFNGGHDIHYERAFDWFDALLGDEGVEAKRLTG, encoded by the coding sequence ATGGGGATTTCAGATATTCTTGAGCTTACGAGCGTTTCGTCCCATGACGGATCGCGGGAGGAATTTCTCTTCCATCACCCCGGCGGTGCTCGTCCCGTGCCGCTGGTGGTGGGGCTTCACACCTGGAGCTATAACCGCTTCAATCAGCTGCATCACATGCTCCCGTTCTGCCGCCAGCGGGGATGGGCGCTCCTTCTGCCGGAGTTCCGCGGTCCTAATCTCGCCGATAATCCGCGTGCGCGACAGGCCTGCGCCTCTCCTCTGGCCCGCCAGGACATTCTGGACGCCGTGGAGACGGTTACGTCCGAATACGCCGTCGATCTGGAAAGGATCTTTATCCTCGGCGGCAGCGGCGGTGGACACATGGCCCTCATGATGGCAGCCCTGGCTCCAAAGCGGTGGAAAGGGGTGAGCGCTTGGGTGCCCATCACCGATCTTGCAGCCTGGCACGGCGAGAATCCCGACTACGCCGGCCATGTGGCCGCCTGCTGCGGCGGAGGGCCAGGGCAGGACTCCGCAACCGACCGGGAGTACCGCGACCGCTCGCCGATTTATTTTATCGACGAGTTGTCGGCCGCGACGCTCTCCGTGCACCACGGACGTTACGATGATGTCGTCCCGTATCGCCAGAGTTGGTGGCTCGCCGAAAAGCTCGAGGAGGCGGGAGCGGAGCGCTTCTTCTTCGAGATATTCAACGGCGGCCATGACATCCATTACGAGAGGGCGTTCGACTGGTTCGACGCGCTGCTTGGTGATGAAGGCGTGGAGGCGAAACGCCTGACCGGTTAG
- a CDS encoding ABC transporter permease, producing the protein MSILLFLAAWELAPRLGGLFETFIAPPTVVVRTLAEFAENGELTGHILVSLGRASAGFVAAALVAVPLGFLLGSGFRTFERLVNPVLRFLGEINPFSLFPLFILLFGIGELSKGAMIFWVCLWPILFRTITGVKGIDPLLVKSARSMGTGIVTLFFRVILPAAAPSIFSGLKMGSGTAFFMLIAAEMIGASRGLGWLVWNAQVNFQIPRLFAATVVIALLGLSLDQLFSFVERRVVGWRQPSHG; encoded by the coding sequence GTGTCCATCCTACTGTTTCTTGCCGCATGGGAACTGGCTCCCCGTCTGGGGGGACTGTTCGAGACCTTCATCGCCCCGCCGACGGTGGTGGTGCGGACCCTGGCTGAATTCGCGGAAAACGGCGAACTGACGGGCCACATCCTCGTGAGTCTGGGGAGGGCATCGGCCGGCTTCGTCGCCGCGGCCTTGGTGGCGGTGCCTCTTGGCTTTCTGCTCGGGAGCGGTTTCCGTACCTTCGAGCGGCTCGTGAACCCGGTGCTCCGTTTCCTTGGCGAAATTAACCCCTTCTCCCTCTTCCCGCTATTCATCCTCCTCTTCGGGATCGGGGAGCTCTCCAAGGGGGCCATGATCTTTTGGGTCTGCCTCTGGCCGATTCTCTTTCGCACCATCACCGGCGTGAAGGGGATCGACCCGCTCCTGGTCAAGTCGGCCCGGTCAATGGGTACGGGAATCGTAACCCTTTTCTTCCGCGTGATCCTGCCGGCTGCCGCCCCCTCCATCTTTTCCGGGCTGAAGATGGGGTCGGGGACCGCCTTCTTCATGCTGATCGCCGCCGAGATGATCGGTGCGAGCCGTGGCCTTGGCTGGCTCGTCTGGAATGCCCAGGTCAACTTCCAGATACCCCGGCTCTTCGCCGCAACGGTGGTGATTGCGTTATTGGGGCTATCCCTCGATCAGCTCTTCAGTTTCGTTGAGCGAAGGGTGGTGGGGTGGAGGCAGCCCTCTCACGGATGA
- a CDS encoding P-loop NTPase family protein, whose translation MVPEHIVIAGRSGIGNSTTAVNISAALVEERYRVAHVGYDPRRLSTAPLRGAAELVACGEECLRGSAACVVGHRGILCIEAGNGDDEGGNAVFGSLCHFEEIARHRLDYVIHDISGEPGTVLSFLADTDEPWRLFVVTSADIASIHTLNDFIAQFNGLKPGKGRFGGVIANNLSGPFFESVVGDFIRETGAHLVANIPRSMMISVGEFCTLPLVEVAPQGHVTAVYRKIAHTVAGGKDAKIPSHLDERALAEWSHRWREIIEELDSGIVRDGAAI comes from the coding sequence ATGGTGCCTGAACACATCGTCATAGCCGGCAGAAGCGGCATCGGGAACTCGACTACGGCGGTGAACATCTCCGCTGCCCTTGTGGAAGAACGGTACAGGGTGGCCCATGTGGGGTACGACCCGCGCCGGCTTTCGACCGCTCCATTGCGGGGAGCAGCGGAACTTGTGGCCTGCGGCGAGGAGTGCCTGAGGGGGAGCGCCGCCTGCGTCGTCGGCCATAGGGGAATCCTTTGCATTGAGGCCGGAAATGGCGATGATGAGGGAGGGAACGCGGTGTTTGGCAGCCTCTGCCACTTTGAGGAGATAGCCCGGCACCGTCTCGATTACGTGATCCACGACATCTCGGGAGAGCCGGGGACGGTATTGTCCTTCCTTGCGGATACGGACGAGCCGTGGCGCCTCTTCGTGGTGACCTCGGCCGACATCGCCTCGATCCATACCCTGAATGACTTCATCGCACAATTCAACGGGCTGAAACCCGGAAAGGGGCGGTTCGGCGGCGTCATCGCCAACAACCTCTCGGGACCCTTTTTCGAATCGGTGGTGGGGGACTTCATCCGGGAGACGGGCGCTCATCTGGTGGCGAACATCCCTCGGTCCATGATGATTTCGGTGGGGGAGTTCTGCACCCTTCCTCTCGTGGAAGTGGCTCCCCAGGGGCACGTGACGGCGGTCTACCGGAAAATTGCTCATACCGTTGCGGGCGGAAAAGACGCGAAGATCCCAAGCCATCTGGACGAGAGGGCTCTGGCGGAATGGTCCCACCGCTGGCGGGAGATTATTGAAGAGCTTGATAGTGGGATCGTACGGGATGGGGCTGCCATCTGA
- a CDS encoding ABC transporter ATP-binding protein yields the protein MATAGTAPLLAVDGVTLQYRMRGHLVTATWRVSFQVRRSERLVLLGPSGCGKSTLLKAVGGYLKPVEGSITLDGKPVAGPGPDRVLVFQEFDQLLPWKTVRENVAFGLAAGRGIGRQEAVERAGEAIRKVHLEKFADAYPHTLSGGMKQRVAIARCLAMKPEIILMDEPFAALDALTRQRMQDELLELWDQARFTMIFVTHSIEEALLLGSRIIVLSPHPGQVREVLEVDPLAGPGRLNGADPEIGERIRRALFRDAAEYVI from the coding sequence ATGGCCACAGCTGGGACGGCACCGCTCCTGGCGGTGGACGGCGTCACCCTCCAGTACAGGATGCGGGGGCATCTGGTCACCGCCACCTGGCGGGTCAGCTTCCAGGTCCGCCGCTCAGAGCGCCTCGTCCTGCTCGGTCCCTCGGGTTGCGGCAAGTCGACGCTCCTCAAGGCGGTGGGAGGTTACCTGAAGCCGGTCGAGGGGAGCATAACCCTCGACGGCAAGCCGGTTGCGGGGCCGGGGCCGGACCGGGTGCTGGTCTTCCAGGAGTTCGACCAGCTCCTGCCGTGGAAAACGGTGCGGGAAAACGTCGCCTTCGGCCTCGCCGCCGGCCGGGGGATCGGCAGGCAGGAGGCTGTCGAGCGGGCCGGTGAGGCGATCCGGAAGGTGCACCTAGAGAAGTTTGCCGACGCCTATCCCCACACCCTCTCCGGCGGGATGAAGCAACGGGTGGCCATTGCCCGCTGCCTGGCCATGAAGCCGGAGATCATCCTGATGGACGAGCCCTTTGCCGCCCTCGACGCCCTGACCCGGCAGCGGATGCAAGACGAGCTGCTGGAGCTCTGGGACCAAGCTCGCTTCACCATGATCTTCGTCACCCACTCCATCGAAGAGGCGCTGCTTCTGGGCAGCCGGATCATCGTCCTCTCGCCCCATCCAGGGCAGGTGCGGGAAGTGCTGGAGGTTGATCCCCTGGCCGGACCCGGCCGGCTGAACGGCGCCGATCCGGAGATCGGGGAGCGAATCAGGCGGGCGCTGTTCCGGGACGCCGCCGAGTACGTCATATGA
- a CDS encoding ABC transporter substrate-binding protein, with protein MKKFVPIRLVATLVAAVLALTAGAFPAAAEVRELRIAKQYGLGYLPLIVIEEQRLIEKHARAAGLGDVKVTWATLGGGSATNDALLSGSVDFIASGVAPLIVLWSKTGGNVKGFAALDTSPLYLNTNNSAVKSIRDFTDKDRIALPAVKVSIQAIVLQMAAAKAFGPQNFDRLDRFTVSMKHPDAMAALLSGKSEITAHLTSPPFMFQELDDKRVRTVLNSYDVLGGPHTFNVIATTKAFYEKNPKLAGAVLAALEEADEYIRKNRKAAAELYVKASGTKESLTDVLSQLNNPALGYSTTPVNVARFANFMHQTGTIKTKPRDWKDLFFTTVHGRKGS; from the coding sequence ATGAAAAAATTCGTACCGATCCGCCTCGTGGCGACCCTGGTCGCCGCCGTTCTGGCCCTGACCGCCGGCGCGTTCCCGGCGGCGGCCGAGGTGCGGGAGCTCCGCATCGCCAAGCAGTACGGCCTCGGCTATCTTCCGCTCATCGTCATCGAGGAGCAGCGCCTGATCGAAAAGCACGCACGGGCCGCCGGCCTCGGCGATGTGAAGGTGACCTGGGCCACCCTGGGCGGCGGGAGCGCCACCAACGACGCCCTCCTCTCCGGGAGCGTCGACTTCATCGCCAGCGGCGTGGCCCCCCTCATCGTCCTCTGGTCAAAGACCGGCGGTAATGTCAAGGGATTCGCAGCCCTCGACACCTCACCCCTCTACCTCAATACCAATAATTCGGCCGTGAAGTCGATCCGGGACTTCACCGACAAAGACCGGATCGCCCTGCCGGCGGTGAAGGTGTCGATCCAGGCCATCGTGCTCCAGATGGCGGCGGCCAAGGCGTTCGGACCGCAGAATTTCGACCGGCTCGACCGCTTCACCGTCTCTATGAAGCACCCCGACGCCATGGCGGCGCTCCTCTCCGGCAAATCGGAGATCACCGCCCACCTGACGAGCCCCCCTTTCATGTTCCAGGAACTGGACGACAAGCGGGTGCGGACGGTGCTCAACTCCTACGACGTTCTCGGCGGTCCCCACACCTTCAACGTCATCGCCACCACCAAGGCGTTTTATGAGAAGAACCCGAAGCTGGCCGGCGCGGTCCTGGCTGCCCTCGAGGAGGCGGACGAGTACATCCGGAAGAACCGCAAGGCCGCGGCGGAGCTCTACGTCAAGGCGAGCGGGACGAAGGAGAGCCTCACCGACGTTCTCTCCCAGCTCAACAACCCGGCCCTGGGCTACTCGACGACTCCGGTCAACGTGGCGAGGTTCGCCAATTTCATGCACCAGACCGGGACCATTAAGACGAAGCCACGGGACTGGAAGGACCTCTTCTTCACCACGGTCCACGGCCGGAAGGGGAGCTAG
- a CDS encoding YezD family protein gives MGQETIIVRRRDDVLTPDTAKRVAELLRSVRYGSITIVVQEGKIAQIDRTEKFRMNGNGR, from the coding sequence ATGGGACAGGAAACAATAATTGTCAGAAGGCGGGATGACGTGCTTACGCCGGATACGGCCAAGAGGGTGGCGGAGCTGCTCCGGTCGGTCAGGTACGGCTCCATAACCATCGTCGTTCAGGAAGGTAAGATTGCCCAGATCGACAGGACCGAGAAGTTTCGGATGAATGGAAACGGACGTTGA
- a CDS encoding ABC transporter permease produces MGGYRNEQADGLILRGILPEAAEGHEEAAADRTGKVWLAKAGHGLSALNDRLLDWYGLAALVLLWETAPRFGWIDSQFFPPPSAIVRAGWELAASGELASHVGASLWRTLQGLAAAVMAALTIGFVLGGAFPRLTRFLRPLFQLLGQINAFFLFPLFVLFFGIGELAKFSIIFWSCLWPILFTTIAGVQGVEPLLVKSARSMGSGRLILFTRVLLPAALPSIFSGVRIGATVAFLMLIAAEMIGASQGLGWLVHNAQVNSLIPRLFLAAVLIALLSMSLNYGIRWLEGRVVRWREEVRVA; encoded by the coding sequence ATGGGTGGATATCGTAATGAGCAGGCCGATGGACTTATTCTGAGAGGTATTCTGCCGGAGGCGGCTGAAGGACATGAAGAAGCCGCGGCGGACCGGACCGGCAAGGTCTGGCTCGCGAAGGCAGGGCATGGCCTTTCGGCACTCAACGACCGTCTTCTCGACTGGTACGGGCTGGCGGCGCTGGTTCTCCTCTGGGAAACGGCGCCACGGTTCGGCTGGATTGATTCCCAGTTCTTCCCGCCCCCCTCGGCCATCGTCCGGGCGGGGTGGGAGCTGGCTGCCTCCGGGGAGCTTGCCTCACATGTGGGGGCGAGCCTCTGGCGCACCCTGCAGGGGCTTGCGGCAGCCGTGATGGCGGCTCTCACCATCGGGTTCGTTCTGGGGGGAGCTTTCCCTCGGCTCACGAGGTTCCTTCGGCCACTCTTCCAGCTTCTGGGGCAGATCAACGCCTTTTTCCTCTTCCCCCTCTTTGTCCTCTTCTTCGGTATCGGAGAACTGGCCAAGTTCAGCATAATCTTCTGGTCGTGCCTCTGGCCCATCCTCTTCACCACCATCGCCGGGGTGCAGGGGGTGGAGCCGCTGCTGGTCAAGTCGGCCCGCTCCATGGGGAGCGGACGACTGATCCTCTTTACCAGGGTTCTTCTGCCGGCGGCACTCCCGTCCATCTTCTCCGGGGTGCGGATCGGGGCCACGGTCGCCTTTCTCATGCTGATCGCCGCTGAGATGATCGGCGCGAGCCAGGGGCTCGGTTGGCTCGTCCACAACGCCCAGGTGAACTCGCTGATTCCACGTCTCTTTCTGGCGGCCGTCCTGATCGCCCTCCTCAGCATGTCGCTGAACTACGGCATCCGCTGGCTGGAGGGGCGGGTTGTCCGGTGGAGAGAAGAGGTCAGGGTTGCGTGA
- a CDS encoding radical SAM protein, translating into MTLARAAARPPEPALAEVAARYPDIPRLLILKTDVQRRGVFYTDSALGVLDPARHQVTGTHIFGARDGKIAARPESLLLRDGTSIITTPTALEEDPYVVDILDGVPWLFDGGEPLEEVEYWPAPAFYAKTSRSGVPMKNIVSARPQRLNIFPYRYCTFWNNGKGCSFCDIVEQLKRGREELKIPARLDPTEVAEVVGEALKEPGRFSAVFLTSGSIIGGQRPFDDEVAYYIDILREVGKHFRTKKFPTQLIGTAFEERQLERLYAETGLMSYTADIEVLDEELFKSYCSGKAEWIGYREWKRRLVAAVEIFGWGRVNTGIVAGVELARPHGFKSEDEALARTLEEAEELASQGVSTVFIVWSPRPGTALAGQKNASLDYYLRLARGLHGLRKKYRLPIDHDGYRHCGNHPDSDLSRLLPLWEG; encoded by the coding sequence ATGACCCTCGCACGCGCAGCAGCAAGACCGCCGGAACCGGCTCTGGCCGAAGTGGCGGCCCGCTATCCGGACATCCCGCGGCTCCTCATTCTGAAGACGGACGTGCAACGGCGCGGCGTCTTCTATACCGATAGCGCCCTCGGCGTTCTCGACCCGGCCAGGCATCAGGTGACGGGTACTCACATCTTCGGCGCCCGGGACGGAAAGATCGCTGCCCGCCCCGAATCGCTGCTCCTGCGGGACGGTACCTCGATTATCACCACCCCGACCGCGCTGGAAGAAGACCCCTACGTGGTGGATATTCTGGACGGTGTGCCCTGGCTCTTCGACGGGGGCGAACCGCTGGAGGAGGTGGAGTACTGGCCGGCCCCCGCGTTCTACGCGAAGACGAGCCGCTCCGGCGTGCCGATGAAAAACATCGTCAGCGCCCGTCCCCAGCGGCTGAATATCTTCCCCTACCGCTACTGCACCTTCTGGAACAACGGCAAGGGGTGCAGCTTCTGCGACATTGTGGAGCAGTTGAAGCGGGGGAGGGAAGAGCTGAAGATCCCAGCCCGGCTCGACCCGACCGAGGTGGCGGAGGTGGTGGGAGAAGCCCTGAAAGAGCCGGGCCGCTTTTCGGCGGTGTTCCTCACCTCGGGCTCCATCATCGGCGGGCAGCGCCCCTTTGACGACGAGGTGGCGTACTACATCGACATCCTCCGCGAGGTGGGGAAGCACTTCAGGACGAAGAAGTTCCCGACCCAGCTCATCGGCACCGCCTTCGAGGAGCGGCAGCTTGAACGGCTCTATGCCGAGACGGGGCTCATGAGCTACACCGCCGACATAGAGGTCCTGGACGAGGAGCTCTTCAAAAGCTACTGCTCGGGCAAGGCGGAGTGGATCGGCTACCGGGAGTGGAAGCGGCGGCTGGTGGCTGCGGTGGAGATCTTTGGCTGGGGGAGGGTGAACACCGGCATCGTCGCCGGGGTGGAGCTGGCCCGGCCCCACGGATTCAAGAGCGAGGACGAGGCCCTGGCCAGGACCCTGGAAGAGGCCGAGGAGCTGGCGAGTCAGGGGGTGAGCACGGTATTCATCGTCTGGTCGCCCCGCCCCGGCACGGCGCTGGCCGGCCAGAAGAACGCCTCGCTGGACTACTACCTCCGCCTCGCCCGCGGGCTCCACGGGCTGCGGAAGAAGTACCGGCTTCCCATCGATCACGACGGCTACCGTCACTGCGGCAATCACCCTGACAGTGACCTTTCGCGGCTCCTGCCGCTCTGGGAGGGATGA
- a CDS encoding ABC transporter permease, which yields MSNETAITALLDARTAAEPEAIGEIARPLSIGERLWNLGWLRKGFLLALLFSLWEWYAVRLDNQLVFPAFSATVQALGDALVNGGLVSSILVSLKVLLAGYGIGIALAALLAVTAIGTRLGNDLLDLLTAMFNPLPAIALLPLALLWFGLGSGSIIFVLVHAVLWPVALNAHAGFSGISPTIRMVGRNYGLTGWRYARHILFLAAFPSLLTGLRTGWAFAWRTLIAAELVFGVSSGSGGIGWFIYENKNQLEIAAVFAGLLTVILIGIGVENLLFRLLEQRTVLRWGMKQ from the coding sequence ATGAGCAACGAAACCGCCATAACCGCACTCCTCGATGCGAGAACCGCTGCCGAGCCGGAGGCGATCGGCGAGATCGCCCGGCCGCTATCCATCGGCGAGCGTCTCTGGAACCTGGGATGGCTGCGCAAGGGGTTCCTCCTGGCGCTTCTCTTCAGCCTCTGGGAATGGTACGCCGTGCGCCTCGACAATCAGCTCGTCTTCCCGGCGTTCTCCGCCACCGTACAGGCACTGGGCGACGCGCTGGTCAACGGCGGTCTCGTCTCCAGCATCCTGGTCTCACTCAAGGTACTCCTGGCCGGGTATGGCATCGGCATCGCCCTGGCGGCGCTCCTGGCGGTGACGGCCATCGGCACCCGCCTCGGCAACGACCTGCTGGATCTCCTCACCGCCATGTTCAACCCGCTGCCGGCCATTGCGCTCCTGCCGCTGGCGCTCCTCTGGTTCGGCCTCGGCTCCGGCAGCATCATCTTCGTTCTGGTCCACGCGGTGCTCTGGCCCGTGGCCCTCAACGCCCACGCCGGATTCAGCGGCATCAGCCCCACGATCCGGATGGTGGGGCGCAACTACGGCCTCACCGGGTGGCGTTACGCACGGCATATCCTCTTTCTGGCCGCATTCCCGTCGCTCCTCACCGGCCTGCGGACCGGCTGGGCCTTTGCCTGGCGGACCTTGATCGCCGCCGAGCTGGTCTTCGGGGTCAGCTCCGGCTCCGGCGGCATCGGCTGGTTCATCTACGAGAACAAGAACCAACTGGAGATCGCCGCCGTCTTCGCGGGGCTGCTGACGGTCATCCTTATCGGCATCGGCGTGGAAAACCTTCTCTTCCGTCTCTTGGAGCAGCGGACCGTGCTGCGCTGGGGGATGAAGCAGTGA
- a CDS encoding ABC transporter ATP-binding protein, whose product MTVFAHAPGTPVKIRLDSVEKRFRSARGDELVALSRLDLEIGAGEFVCLVGPSGCGKTTLINLMAGFDRPTAGTVQIDGHPVTGPDPDHIMIFQDYGLYPWKTVLGNVLFGLQAKGMKESEARERANAYLDLVGLGRFAGSHPHELSGGMKQRVAIARALAMEPSVLFMDEPFAALDAFTRLRLQDEVLRLWEEKRPTVVFVTHDLDEAIYLGGRVVLMAPDPGRVSKVLTVDLPRPCDRTSDAFATYRRELFEEFHLVHREAAGEVAYSI is encoded by the coding sequence GTGACGGTCTTCGCCCATGCACCCGGAACCCCGGTGAAGATCCGCCTCGACAGCGTGGAGAAGCGCTTCCGCTCCGCCCGGGGAGACGAACTCGTGGCCCTCTCTCGGCTCGACCTGGAGATCGGTGCCGGCGAGTTCGTCTGCCTCGTGGGGCCCTCCGGCTGCGGCAAGACCACCCTCATCAATCTCATGGCCGGCTTTGACCGCCCCACCGCCGGCACCGTGCAGATCGACGGCCATCCGGTGACCGGCCCGGATCCGGACCACATCATGATCTTCCAGGACTACGGCCTCTACCCCTGGAAAACGGTCCTCGGCAATGTCCTCTTCGGTCTTCAGGCGAAAGGGATGAAGGAGAGCGAAGCGCGGGAGCGGGCCAACGCCTATCTTGATCTCGTCGGCCTCGGCAGGTTCGCCGGGAGCCACCCCCACGAGCTTTCCGGCGGGATGAAGCAGCGGGTGGCCATTGCCCGGGCCCTGGCGATGGAGCCTTCCGTTCTCTTCATGGACGAGCCCTTCGCGGCGCTGGACGCCTTCACCCGCCTGCGGCTCCAGGACGAGGTCCTGCGCCTGTGGGAAGAGAAGCGGCCCACGGTGGTCTTCGTCACCCACGACCTCGACGAGGCAATCTACCTCGGCGGCCGGGTGGTCCTCATGGCCCCCGACCCCGGCCGGGTCAGCAAGGTCCTGACGGTGGACCTCCCGCGCCCCTGCGACCGGACCAGCGACGCATTCGCCACCTACCGGCGGGAGCTGTTCGAGGAGTTTCACCTGGTGCACCGGGAAGCGGCGGGGGAGGTGGCGTACAGTATCTAG